In Cicer arietinum cultivar CDC Frontier isolate Library 1 chromosome 7, Cicar.CDCFrontier_v2.0, whole genome shotgun sequence, the genomic window tgttttttcttttttgttttcaaataaaataataaatattatgaaaaatttatatacaattgcaatgttttgaatttaaattcaaaatataataactaatttaataattttaacatttgtaGGTAGTATTTAAAGactctatttttgttttccattacaacattttattattaaatactaTCTAAATTCAAAACTCAAATTTGCTCTTTTAATGAATGAAAAAGAAGATGATGCGGTAGGCCAGTAGGTTATTTGATAAGGGCATGCTTCTATCGACTAGGGATGTATCTATTTTGTTACATAAGTAATTATATTGATTTGATCCggtcttaaaaaattaaagacaacACAAAAAGAAGGTAAAAAATGGTCGAGTTTGAGTTACTTTTCTGGATATACATTTCACGTCCTAGTTGGaggaaaaattataaatttatttaaagatttaaattatggatttaataaatatataatttattttaaagttaatgataaatattttgaatttatgtaaaaaatgataacattagtgatatttaaaatataaattattaaattattaaattattaattaaaatcaaataaatgaattaaattagaaaaaataaataaatgactgaattgttaatgaaattaagttaaaagattgttataattattttattaatgattcACTCTCTCCACAAAAAATTACTTCTCAGATTGTTAACTTAGTAAATTAATGTTTGTAAAACAATGATAAGATTTACTAATTATGATTAGATTTACAAGTGGTAAATATAGTTTActtgtgatttattttatgtttaattattttttctaaaaatattttaagaattattaTTTGAGGATTCGTCTTGAGACCAACTCAGTTTAATCTTTATTTCGTCTCGTACTTATTAAATATGTAATCCATCGAgtttagttaaattaaaatataaaaattgatctcatcaaatattaaataagaaaTACATAAAACTCAATTTAACTTATCACTTGTACACAGCTCACTCGTGTTGAAgcaattatttatgtatatttatatttggtctacaaataaattttattatttaacaaatacACTTTCTTTTGggacaaattaaataataaaaatttaaaacacagttaaaataaagttaaatttaatttcctattcataaaatttataaaaaattcaagaaaGATTCtgcaattattatattaatatactaactattttatcttttattttaaacattttattaactaaaattttaattaattaattagttgaaAAGAGATTCAAATGATATCCAATGTACGcctaaaatacaattaattacaactcctcaaaataacatttagttgaataatttctcttaggagttatttattttttaaaaatctaatcGTCTTTGAGtaagtaacttttttttttaaaagtaaaaaccAAGTCTCTTTTGGGTTTGATTCCTTAAATTGAATATTCATTttagagaattaaataaataatattaattattgatttaaaaaataaaaattgatattgtagatatataatacaaattacgaatttattaaaataacaaaaatggattttcaCTTTACGTATTACTCAAATAAGTATTCTCCTCTTCCTCCACTTTTTTACGTTGATGTTGTTTTATAGTTATTTTGTGTGTTATGTTCGATATTTAGTTATTTGAGCgcaatgttattttatttatcattttggtGCGACGTTGTTTGGTTTTCTTCTTGTTGCGgtgtttgtttgatttaaatagacgaattaattttgatttaatacaaattcaatcaatgattTTGATGTCGTCAACGGAAGTAAGAGTATTTTCGACACTTAAATTTTGTCacatatatagatattttagcATTTTATTTGAGATGATAAGAGTGCTcgcaaattcattttttttattttagcaacttttaatattatttttagtaaaaaaaatttataaaatgacttCAAACAGTTTACATTAAAGTtgaatatctctttttttttttcaaaaaaataactaaaagttaataaataataataatagtaaataaataattataatagtaaataaataataataataatagtaaataaataattaactaactaaaagttaataataatataattttgccacaaaaaataaaaaaaaaatgaatataatgaCTCAATACCAATCTTTTTGGAAGTATTTATAAGAGAGTGGCAGAGAGAATGTGGTGTGTCACTGTTTCTCAATCTCCATCAATTTCGTGTCCtcaattcttcattttcttttccgTGTTATAGAAAATCAGAAACCGTTGCTTTTTCATTTCTCAACAAACCGTCGTCTTATCTATCTACTACTGTCACAcattgaaaaagaaagaaagaaaaaaaaagcgcATAATCACGGGATTCATtgtcatcatcacataaaacaataatttaaacttGCTTCTGATTGATTTCTTCATTTTGGATAAAAGGGTTGTGAGAGAAACAAAAATGGTGATATTAAACCTTGGGAGGAAACAGAATAAGATGAATTTGCAGAAAGAAGGAGTGAGACTTGGGAAATATGAGTTAGGAAGAACTCTTGGTGAAGGAAATTTTGGTAAAGTCAAGTTTGCTAAGAACACCGATTCTCAACAACCTTTTGCTATTAAGATTATTGACAAGAACAAGATCATTGATCTTAATATCACTAGCCAGGTTTGCTTTAAATGTCTTTTTCTTATTCTTCTCTCCTGTTTTTTCACATATACTTCTTTTTCTCTGttgtaaaatataaacaaaaattattaaaagaaaagtttatcaatttttttttcactcaTCAGCATTTCATTGAacaccaaaattttaattttttcataaaataaatctcataatatagataatatatgtatttcaaattttaaactaCGTGTATTCACATACTTTTATCCACTTTTACTTATATTGATGAATATTAAGATTCTTAACTTATGTCCATTGAccatatatatatgtaatttttatttccaTTTAATTGAAATACTCATTCATTGATTTGGGTTTTGACCGAACTACACATATAGAGAAAATAACTATTAAtaactattaattaaattttgagtgtttcttgacaatattaaaaattgagtttaatgCAGGTCTTTGATCATTTTATCAACATAAAATTGTTTTACATTATAAGCTATACCCTTATAAAAGTGAAGCAGCTAgcaaaacaatatatttttattaaatggaTGTCATGGTCTAACATTGCATATCTTCTAAATTCTTGAAATTTAACGGTTAGAATTTCAtatactttataatttattatatattaattttaatttaataattatgagATTGCAGTTTTAAGtgtctaataataaataatagttgTGAAAATTGCAGATAAAAAGGGAAATAAGTGCCTTAAAGCTCCTAAGGCATCCCAACGTTGTTAAATTATACGAGGTATTTTCATCCTCTCATATTTCACATAtacttaatatattattattcgACACACTACAAATATCCAAATCCTAAGTTGATTCACCTAATCCGGTAGATTAGGAAACCCAAATGAGCTGTgcgtttatttatttttaatttttaataaaattacaacaGACTATGAGATTATTGAGATCCTCATATCATGATAGGAAAtgaaagatttattttattgagactttataataataaaaatagattatcCCCAAAAGAAGTCgacttattaattattatgttcTTTTCCTAATTATTCCATCCTAAATTTACATATCCAATATTTTAGTATAGACAACAAACGTCCAATTCGAATCCATATATAATTCTGTTTACAGTGTGATGAGCTAACTAATCTGATTCTGATTTCGCAGTTATTTATGACATGGCCGGTGGTTGGTCCACAAGGACTATATTTTATGCGCTTTATGGCAccgattataaattttaaaatgggtttttaaatttgtatatattgATTTTGAAGAACTCAAAATTTATAAGTAAAGAATACCaaagttaattaatatttactttatttattattatccaAATATAATCTGTTAATTATTAAAGTAAGGGTGAAGATAGATGATACCATTAATGATAGTTTAGTCTATCTCAAATTGAGATGaaaatagatttattttaaGCTCAACCTAAACAAAAGCGTTCTGTTACATTGTCAAATTTAGAAAGTTCAAAATTGATAATTTcagaagttttaaattttttaaatttttgaaagttttaaattttcaaaataagaattatattttaaaaattggaaagtttcgaaactttccaaacttgaaaattttcgaaatttttcaaatatggaaaatttcaaaatttcctgttttgaattgttttgaaaattttaaaaattttaaagttttctatttcggaagtttcgaaagtttcaaaaattctaaaaattgtcATTACGAAACTTTAGAAACTTTTCgaatattttagaaagaaaagtgaaaaaattagaagttaaaaaagttaaaagttttataaagaacaaaattatatttttacgtTAATTGAAGGTTAACATGTTTAAATTTGATAGAAtcttcaattaataattttcgGCACTTTATTTTCTCCTTACAAAagactttcattttaataacatctttttacattattttcttaattccTAATTCCATTACCCGAGTTACAAGAGTTCAAGGATTGAGCCAATTAATTCTCTAATtactttatttgttaaaaaatattctcTAATTTTGACTTCAAAagtcattaattaataaaatagtaacaTGGACGGTAATTAATGGATTACAAAGaactctattttaatttatgatggCGTTGAGGCCACTAGGGTCAAGGGAGATTGATTCAGAGCGTGAGGATAatcaatcaaatcaaaaagcACGTTACCAATAATCCAcctttgctttttttttttttttgtgtgtggatAGATAGCAATTCAATTTTGTTCTGTAACAGTTCAAACTTACAGGTATAATACGTATTAGGATGTCGTGTTTAGTTAGCATTATATTTTGCTGTTACTTGTGGTTCAATTCAAATCACTAATAATTCGTGTGAATTCTTGAGTGCACTGCACCTTATAATTAATCATATAATCCCATGAAACCAACCACTCAAGGATTAAAATTATGGCTTGAATCATGCTTATTTAGActtcaattcttttcctttcgactaaataattattttagtctttaaacgTGTGAGGAGTTCGTTCTCATTATACTCTTGTGATAtactaaaacaataaaaacattATTGATGCATCTTTTATTAGATAATTTAGTCTTGTTAACTATTCTGATCTATAATATTACTAATACAAAATACATTCGAaggtatttttataattttgataaattaaaaaactataataGAACGTGTCGCACATgtacataaaaaatagaaaagcatattttttgacaaataaaatCTTGGATGGCCCCATGCACTAATTCATGCATGCATAACCATACTATGATGGTCCCACCATTAGTGTATGAACACAATTGGTCTGGTATACTACTGAGTTTATCTATTCGGTTAGCAACTTGCATTTGTATGATTAATTTGCATAATTGATGTTTCTGATTATATAGTATGATCATAATTATTCAGGTGTTGGCTAGCAAAACAAAAATTTACATGGTACTTGAGTACGTGACAGGAGAGGAGTTATTTCACAAGATTGTAAGTATTATTTCATTTGCTTGTTATTGATGTGTATGATTCTGTTAATTAATGACATTTAATTAACTAGGTTAATTGTATTCATAGGCATCCAAGGGTAAACTTACCGAAAGTGAAGGTAGAAAGTTGTTCCAGCAGTTGATTGATGGTGTGAGTTACTGCCATAGTAAAGATGTCTTCCATAGGGATCTCAAGGTTTTGTTTCTTTGTCTTCTTGAGAATTTATACAATGATTATTGAGCTGAAGTTGAAATCGCACTACTTTGAGTCtctttagattaatttatttgactttaacaacttataacaaaaacatattacagtttatatgaaaacatattttatcttttgttattgAAATATCTTATACTTTAATGAAATTGTTTATTGAAACGTGACCTTACATGGTGATGATATCTATTTGCAGCTTGAGAATGTACTTGTGGATGCCAAAGGTAATGTAAAGATAACTGATTTTGGCCTTAGTGCTTTACCCCAACAATATAGGGTAAGATATTATTTGAAACCACACCAAAATGCAACATATGtaactttttgtttttgacTTATGTGATGACtgtatgaatttttttaggCAGATGGGTTGTTGCATACAACATGTGGAAGTCCAAATTATGTTGCACCAGAGATTCTTGCTAATAGAGGCTATAATGGTGCATCATCAGATGTATGGTCATGTGGTGTTATCTTGTATGTAGTCCTAACAAGATGCCTTCCTTTTGATGATAGAAATCTTGCAGTTCTTTATCAGAAGGTATTCAAATGTTGTAGTTCTCCTTTTATATGCCTAGGCCTAGCATAGTAGTCTAATATATTTGTATTAGACAAAACTATGTCCAGGTTTCCCATGTTAAATTAGTCATttgtctttaaaaatatttacacgGTTGAACCAACTTTCATGCCACAAACTTTTTCTATTAATAGGTTTTGAAAGGAGATGTTCATATACCAAAATGGTTATCACATGGTGCGCAAAACATTATAAAGAGAATTCTTGATCCCAACCCTGAAACCAGGATAACGATGACGGGGATCAAAGAAGATCCATGGTTTAAGGAGGGATATATCCCGGCAGATCctgaggaggaggaggaggaggaggatgTGTATGTAGATGATGAAGCCTTTTCCGTTCATGCATTGGTATATCTTTGAACTACCAGTTATGTGTCATCTATATCTGAAATGCAagttctttcaactttgtcttcTTTTATCAATGCTGTAACCCAAAACTATTTCCTTGGTAATAGCCATATGAAGAAGAAAAGAGGAGTCCAGGATCGCCAATCCGTATCAATGCGTTTCAGTTGATAGGGATGTCTTCATGCTTAGACCTCTCTGGGTTTTTTGAGAAAGAGGTGAGAATTGAAGTTAGTTAGCAGGGAATTTGCATTCTGTTGTTATACATTTAGAGCACAATTTTCTGTGTAATTTCACTCATTTTTTCATGTACAATGCGGCTTGGTTTGAGTTACAGGATGTATCTGAGAGGAAGATAAGGTTTGCAACAAATATTTCAGCCAAAGATCTGATGGAGAAGATTGAATACACTGTGACAGAAATGGAATTTAGAGTACAAAAGAAAAATGGCAAAGTTAGTACTACTGCTAATGTTTAGAAAAGCTACTTCTATTTGCTAGTAAGTTGCATGTAAACTCATGTTAGTTTGgccaataattaatatttcagaTGAAAGTGATACGAGAGAACAAGAGCATAAAACTGTTGGCAGCCTCTCAGTGATAATAGAGGTAATGGATGTTCAGAATGAGTCAATGAGCTAAACCATTGTAATTGATGTTTGCATCTTAATAAATGCATAGTTTGGATACATTAAGAAACTTACTTTGCCTCTTCAAATATAACAGGTTTTTGAAATAAGTTCATCATTGTATGTAGTAGAACTAAGGAAGTGTTATGGAGATGCCTCTGTATATAGACAGGTATTTATACGCcctctctctctatctctctctctctctctctctctctctctctctctctctctctctctctttcacaTAAGTTATCCTCctctaaaatgaaaaataagatGATGTCTCTACTTTTTTCACATGGTACAGTTATGCAAGAAGTTATTAAATGATTTGGGTGTTCCCCAAGTAAAGCACTAGTGAGCTCAGAAGTGAAATTAGAAGCCAGAATGCGCGGATCCAAAAGATACATAGATGACTACAAAAACTGTTGTAAAATGCATTATGTGTAATAACAATGTTTGATAGTAATAGTGTGAGGTATGAATTTAGGAACCAATTAAATAGTCGAACTGAAACATCAATAtgtaaaaataagttttagttTTAGTGAGCCTGAAATTGTATATGTCATCTtacataaaatttcaaataaagacAGACTAAACTTTGGAAAATCAATTAACATCTCAAAAAAGTCAGATTGATCACTCAGACAGTTCAATATGATTGCAAtacaatcaaaatttaatttcaccATAAATTAATGCTTTTAAAATCACATTTGATATAATTAAGTGAATCAAAGTGGCCTTCTGGCATCTATGAGTGTAACCAAATTTATATTGACATCTCTTACATTCTGATTTAATTATTCATGAAATTACCATACTTCATTCATCATTGAGGTCTGCTGTTATAAGAATAGAACTTTTCCTgctttgaaaatataattttccctCTTTTTTTGCATCTGGATTTCAAAGATAacactaaattaaaaaataataacaggTCGGAGACAATATTTTGCGAGATTTACTAGATCGACAGAATTTCACAATGTCATCAATTAATTTACATGGAAAATACATCCCTTTACAAATGGTTCTAGCTAAATGACTATTTTTCATTTCCTTTGAGGATAGGTAGAGGATCATCTCCATAATAGATTATCTAAGTGAGTATCTTAGGACCTTCCATTTTCTTTTTGGAAGGCAAACAATTCACAACAAACGTAGTATCAGAGTAAAATGAGTGTTTTGTTTGTTGTTCGTATCAATTAGATGCATCGCTAGCTCACAAGCCTGTTGCCGAACTCCTGATTATATACATGAATTAAACCACTGTCATCTGCCATATGAAGTTTCTCATCCAATATTTTCTTGTACTCATCATCTCTGACCTCTAAATTTCGCACCATTTCAACCTACAAAACAAAATACCAGTAGAGTTACAACTCATGAGACAGGAGATTCATTCAGCTATCATTTATTGTAATAGAATGAACAGCATGTTGTATCTATTGTAGAAAGACGCAATGTCTTCATAAAACAAAGAGGTAATAGAAATACAGCATGCTTTGGTAACTGTGCCACAAACATGTAGTTCAATCTTCAATTATTCTAACTGCACCATAAAAATATAGCTCAAGTATGCTTTTGTAATAACATAGTTGGACTATTAAGAAACTATGTATAATTCAGTAATTTCTGAAAAAAGGCATGATGATGCAAAAAACAACATAGAGCAAATCAAAACATCAATTATCCTTGACAAGACATCAAATCACCTGTTGTTGAAACTTTTGGAATTCATCAGAGCTGAGGGAGCCATCACTGTTGGAATCAAGGAGCAGCATCATGTCTCTGGCGTCTTCTCCTGGTGCACCAAGCTCCTCTATCACCTCTGTAAGTTCCTCAATGCTTATTTTACCATCTCCGTTCTTGTCAAGAAGGCGAAATATTCTATCTCTCTGATCAAACTCAATCCCTTTATGATTTGCACTCGGAAAATCTTTAAGCCGCAAAGCAGCCAGTTCAGCTGCAGCCAGCATGATGGTCTTCAAACGCTTTGCCTGagcataaaaaacaaaataataaatgacaACGATGACGGTGTCGATGATTATAAGCAAATAGCAAGGCAAGATGACAATTACATTCGTCCTATCAAATACACGAAGACTGCATAATGGGAGGAAAATGTGTTCAAAGACTTAAAGTCCCTTGATTATTTATGTGCATAATCGTTATAGAACGTTTGTTCTACTTCTATGGAATGTATCTAAACATAAACCACTTTTAACTCGGTTTTAACCAGaatcaattcattcaaaatcaattttttcaccGCAAAACCAAATACACACTTAGTTTTCCTACTTGATTTAGGTAATCATggcttatattttaatttaaaaagaaaacactAACCTCTTCAGGGTCAGTAAGACCAGCCTTATATAACGAATGAGACGCCGTTCCACCAACAGCTAACCTATCCATTTCCGTTGTTCTTATCTGAATTTCCATCAAGGGTCTAGTCCTCCCACTGTCACTTACATCCACTGCCATATGCAAACTTTTGTACCCATTTGCTTTTGGCCTACCAATATAATCTTTAGTTCTAGAGGGGATTTCTTTCCACATAGATTGGATGATCTTATGAGCCCTATAGCATGCTCTCTCTCCAGCTTCCAAAGCATTATTAACTCCAGCCTTAGGATTCAACACAACTCGTAGTCCAAGAACATCGTTTACATCTTCTGGCCTCCGACCATCCTTCAAGAGCTTCTTCATTGTACTGTAACGACTTTTATAGCGACCTTTAACCGAGATATCATCCACCAATTCCGTGAGTAAGGAATCAGCTTTTAACGACTGAAGCAATTCATCTTTGTAACCGTCGATAAGAGATATACCACCTGTCTCCTGACTCCTCAACCATGTATCGACATAAAGATATGAATAAGGAAACAAATACTGAAAAGAGAGATCTTCCAATTCAAGTGATATGTAGTTAATTCCCACGGCATGAGCAAGAGGAGCATATATTTTCATAACTTGCAGAGAAAGGATCTGCTGCTGATACCTTGGAAGATGAGCAAGATGTCTCATCATGTCAAGCTTTAAAGCCAAGTCTAAAATCAAAGCCCTTATGTCATAGTAAGTGAGGCAGAACTTTCTCAATGCAGCAGCATTATCATCATCTAGAATATCTACTCTAGATGCAAAATTCTTAACGCGCAAACTATCGTGCACCAAATGAGCAGTAGCAGCACCTATCTGACCTCGAATTTCATGTAGACTTAACTCGCCTACTTCCAACACCTCTCTCAATATTCCAGCAGATATAACTTCTGCATCCATCTGCAATCACATTTACTATAAAGAAACAATAAACGACAATGAAATTATGATACTCAAAGAGAGATTCTTATATTTTTGGTAAGAGTTTGTTTGGTAAGAAAATAAAACTTGAAATGATTTTACAAAACTTCTTTTTCTATATAATAAGTTGAAATCAAGTTGAACACCTCAACATTTTGGTAACCTTCCTCATCTATTATCTCACCTTGGGCTGTTTaggattgacttatttgagtttTACTTCTCTTATATGATATACTAATTTTACAAGTGAAAGTCAACTACTTATCTCAACAAAGAagcattaataaaataaaaaattatatttgttatgacATACTAAATTTTTACACTTTTAGGGAATACTAgtagtaataaataatttgaaaaagtaagaaatatttattgtaacctaaaaatgaaaaaaagcaAAAGTGTGTGAAGATGAGAATTGTAGTACCTGAAGATCAGCGAGAAGCATGGCAATGGATAAGGCTTTAGAAAGAGGAGAACGACCATCAGGAGTAAGAGGGGAAGTTTGAAGAAGAGGGATAGATAGTTTCAACGATTTGAATAGAAGACCAGAGGAACTACTCGACAGCACTTTCATCCTCTCCGTCAAATCATTGAAAGCTCCGACAAGTTCTATGACCATTTTTCCACCGCCGGGAACTTGGACCGCACATGCCTTAGGAGAGGAACACCGGAGAGCGGCGAAACGGGTGGTTCGGTTGGGGAAGAAGAGGGGGAGAAGGGGATGTTGGTGAGTGGTGGAAGAAGATGTGGAAAGAGAATGACGAGTGGTGGAGAAATCGGAAGCGTGTAACTGTAAGAGTTCCATTATTGTTCTTCACTGTGTAATGGAACTCTTCATTTCTTCTACTTGGCCACACATCAAACAACGATATATGTGGTTGGAACTTGAAACTTGGAACTTGATGTTGTGGTTGCGGTTTCTTCTTTGCCTTCtcatttttctttcatttacttctttttttatGTCTAATTCTATTTTTACTCCTTTttttaacttgtattttttttaaagatccCTTTCTAAATTTGTAGCCTTTTATTCATTCACTACTCACTACCACCTTCATATGGCTAAAAACATCAAAACAAACTCACAAATATTACAACCATATCGTAAATTACTTATCTAACATACACGAGTGGCATAAACGTTGCACATGGTACACAATAGATCAATGAGGTCTATCATATTTAACGTACACTTTGCACATTGAAAATTTTCCTTTACACTTAGTAcgtgttgatgaagattatcCCCGGGAAAGAAAAAGTCTTCAAGGACATCCAGAGGggttgagaatttttttttttcagttgtCAATGAGTATGTTAATTAGAGGATCTTCAACGGTAAATTcaatatgaatttattaaatAGGGTCCATCATGCcacattatcttaaaatattattattttttattccaaCTATAAACTCAGAGTTTTCATTAGATAGAGTTCACCACTAacagtaatatatttattattatacttaaattaattataaaaaaaaatataacttgcGATGAAGTATCGTTCCTTTTCACCGTGACGATATCTTACcacaactccaacggtgaactcacagaaaactaaattttatgttattataccTTAGCGGACGAACACATTTACGTACCGATGTTCTTAGAGATGATCGGACCGGAAACGAATTTGTAATTATAGagtgaaaaattataaatgttaaattaaaattaattgtctctAGAGCAATAAagacaattattattttttatgcagtaaaattaattttatacgaGAAGAATTAAATAGTTGAAAATAATTGTAcatatttataatcaaatttatttccTACAAGGGTGGAACCAAAATTGATTCTAAAATTGATATTTGTGACATGTTTTCAACAAAATAACCATgtcactaaaatattatttggcAAATCCAGCACCAATCAAATCTAACATACACGTAAAGAAACGAGGTTGAGGAAGAGAAGGGTCAAAAGAGGTGAGAAAGGTAGTGAGAGCGGCTGCTGGAAGGTACCAATACCATATTCCTTTGGCCCACCCCCACCCCTCTCGGATAGACAGCTCATTCCACTTCAACATTTGCTCTTTCATTTGTCTTTATTATTATCCTATATTCAAATTATCCCCAATCATTTCAAACTCAACAACTCCATTCATTTCTAGCACCATTATTTTGTGCGTGCTCAACTTTTCTATTTTCACATACTAGTTTAATTAATTGGTCATATATAAAACTTAAGCTCAACAAGGATATAACATGCTCCCACTGTCAGATTCAAACCGTGACTATAATGTGAAAAATTAGTCACAAGTAAATCGCACTAGATACTTGctacttatatattttaataacatctttatttttattaaataaataaaaaacatttcaaGTTATTGCGACTAGTTGGTGTTGTTGGCCCCGTCGTCAT contains:
- the LOC101510187 gene encoding LOW QUALITY PROTEIN: CBL-interacting serine/threonine-protein kinase 1-like (The sequence of the model RefSeq protein was modified relative to this genomic sequence to represent the inferred CDS: inserted 1 base in 1 codon) gives rise to the protein MVILNLGRKQNKMNLQKEGVRLGKYELGRTLGEGNFGKVKFAKNTDSQQPFAIKIIDKNKIIDLNITSQIKREISALKLLRHPNVVKLYEVLASKTKIYMVLEYVTGEELFHKIASKGKLTESEGRKLFQQLIDGVSYCHSKDVFHRDLKLENVLVDAKGNVKITDFGLSALPQQYRADGLLHTTCGSPNYVAPEILANRGYNGASSDVWSCGVILYVVLTRCLPFDDRNLAVLYQKVLKGDVHIPKWLSHGAQNIIKRILDPNPETRITMTGIKEDPWFKEGYIPADPEEEEEEEDVYVDDEAFSVHALPYEEEKRSPGSPIRINAFQLIGMSSCLDLSGFFEKEDVSERKIRFATNISAKDLMEKIEYTVTEMEFRVQKKNGKMKVIRENKXHKTVGSLSVIIEVFEISSSLYVVELRKCYGDASVYRQLCKKLLNDLGVPQVKH
- the LOC101510520 gene encoding probable GTP diphosphokinase CRSH, chloroplastic codes for the protein MELLQLHASDFSTTRHSLSTSSSTTHQHPLLPLFFPNRTTRFAALRCSSPKACAVQVPGGGKMVIELVGAFNDLTERMKVLSSSSSGLLFKSLKLSIPLLQTSPLTPDGRSPLSKALSIAMLLADLQMDAEVISAGILREVLEVGELSLHEIRGQIGAATAHLVHDSLRVKNFASRVDILDDDNAAALRKFCLTYYDIRALILDLALKLDMMRHLAHLPRYQQQILSLQVMKIYAPLAHAVGINYISLELEDLSFQYLFPYSYLYVDTWLRSQETGGISLIDGYKDELLQSLKADSLLTELVDDISVKGRYKSRYSTMKKLLKDGRRPEDVNDVLGLRVVLNPKAGVNNALEAGERACYRAHKIIQSMWKEIPSRTKDYIGRPKANGYKSLHMAVDVSDSGRTRPLMEIQIRTTEMDRLAVGGTASHSLYKAGLTDPEEAKRLKTIMLAAAELAALRLKDFPSANHKGIEFDQRDRIFRLLDKNGDGKISIEELTEVIEELGAPGEDARDMMLLLDSNSDGSLSSDEFQKFQQQVEMVRNLEVRDDEYKKILDEKLHMADDSGLIHVYNQEFGNRLVS